The proteins below are encoded in one region of Salmo salar chromosome ssa02, Ssal_v3.1, whole genome shotgun sequence:
- the LOC106585248 gene encoding heme-binding protein 1, which produces MALISLEDLDGLEDEELDNDITDDPDSMEDDEQQRLYTHWQAIASTHQVSVPREMTGPIQELTQRNQTQEREQVPFASISQDEKLGEVLFEERVYPAGKWACITKGEKLYEQSISMGFMKLMKFICKENSVGRYLGMTVPIVNSIQMLEDGNGFQKDILTAYYLPAEFQANPPQPTDPDITILQREAVRVITRTFFGTTTEETIMPQINLLWEMLGPSEEMHRNSYMVAVYDNPGVSCRRNEIWFIRRDP; this is translated from the exons ATGGCACTAATCTCCCTCGAGGATCTCGACGGATTGGAGGATGAAGAACTGGACAATGACATCACTGACGACCCTGATTCAATGGAGGACGACGAGCAGCAGAGGCTGTACACCCATTGGCAGGCGATCGCCAGCACACACCAGGTGTCCGTCCCCCGAG AAATGACAGGACCAATTCAAGAGCTTACGCAACGGAACCAAACCCAAGAAAGAGAGCAGGTCCCCTTTGCCTCCATCTCTCAGGATGAAAAG CTGGGCGAGGTGCTGTTTGAGGAGAGGGTATACCCTGCAGGGAAGTGGGCGTGCATCACTAAAGGGGAGAAGCTGTACGAGCAGAGCATCTCCATGGGCTTCATGAAACTCATGAAATTCATCTGCAAGGAGAACTCTGTCG GACGCTATTTGGGAATGACTGTACCCATTGTGAACAGTATACAAATGCTGGAGGACGGCAATGGCTTTCAGAAGGACATCTTGACCGCATACTACCTGCCTGCTGAGTTCCAGGCCAACCCGCCTCAGCCAACTGACCCAGACATTACCATACTCCAAAGGGAGGCTGTACGAGTCATCACCCG GACGTTCTTCGGCACCACCACGGAGGAGACAATCATGCCTCAGATTAACCTGCTGTGGGAGATGCTGGGCCCCAGCGAGGAGATGCATCGCAACTCCTACATGGTAGCTGTCTACGACAACCCTGGAGTGTCCTGTCGCAGGAACGAGATCTGGTTCATCCGACGAGACCCCTAA